The genomic segment GGCGAGGTCGCGCTCGGCGAGTTCGCCGCGGGCGAGCAGTTCGATATCACTTACAATCTGGATGTGTGGGCCTGGAGCGAATCGCAATACGGTGGAGTATACGCCAACATCGGCGACCCGTTCGGTTTGGGATTCTCGGGCGAGCTGAACGCGAGCGCGCCAATCCCGGAGCCCGCGACGGTAGCGCTGCTGGCCCTCGGCCTCGGAGGCCTGGGCGTGCGGCGCTGGCGCGGTACGCCCCGGTAGTCGCGAGCTACCGTACACCACGTTGAAGAACCTCGAAGCCCCGCCGCTGGCGGGGCTTCGTTCGTTCTGGCACGCAACGAGGGAACTCCGCCTATCGGGACGGTCCTGAAGCCATGGACGCCCGGGCCCGCCACCGGAGCCACAGTTCGAAAACGAGGAGCGCCCACAGGTGGTGGCCGAGGTTCTCGCGTGCCGCGGCGTGGCGTTCCTGTAGTGAACGGACGAAATCGGGATTCAGGTATTCACGGCAGCGCGCATCCGCCGCGAGGACCGTATCGCGTACGAGATCCTCCAGGTCCTCCCGCATCCAGCGGTGAACGGGCAGGGAGAAGCCCCGCTTGCGCTGCGCGAGCGCCGCCGCCGGCAGGCGATCGCGCATGAGGTGTTTCAAGACGCGCTTCGACTGGCCGCGGGCATATTTCAAGGAAAACGGCAGCGTGGCGGCGAACTCGGCGATGCGGTGGTCGAGCAGGGGCACGCGCGCCTCCAGGCCGTGGGCCATGCTCATGCGGTCCACCTTTGTCAGGATATCGTCCGGGAGGTACATGCGCGTATCGATAAACAGCATCTGATCCTCGGGCGATAGATCAGCGCATTCGGCGCAGATCGCGTCAAATCGCTCCGTATTCTCCACGCGCCACTCCGGCCGGATCAGCGCCGCGCGCTGCGCGCCCGTGAAGCAGGAAAGCCGCCGCTGGAATCCCCGCGCCGGCGCGAGAAAACTGTCCTCGTGAAAGCGTTGGAGGCGTTGCGCCGCCGGGCGGTCCGGCAGGCGCCCGATCAGGCCGCCCGCCGCGCGGCGCATCCACGCCGGGACGCGGCGGTACTGGTGTACGCGCCGCGCCATATGCGTCCAGGTGTAGCCGGCGAACAGTTCGTCGCCGCCATCGCCGGACAGCGCCACGGTCACCTGTTCCCGCGCAAGCTGGGATACGAGCCACATGGGCAGGAGCGAGGAATCGGCGAAGGGCGCGCCAACGTGCGCGAGCATCCGGGGGAGCAGATCCGCGAGATCGGGTTGCAGGATGGCTTCGGTATGATCCGTATTGAAGTGTGCGGCGACCGCCCGGGCGTAGGGCCGTTCGTCGGCCTCCGGGTCCTCGAATCCGATGCTGAACGTCTTGAGCGGCGCCGCGCGATCCCGGCAAACCGCCGCCACCACGCTGCTGGAGTCGATGCCGCCGCTCAGGAAGGCGCCCAGCGGCACGTCGCTCCGCTGGCGCAGGCGCACGCTGTCCGCGAGTAGCTCATCCAGGCGGTCGGACGCGCGCTCCAGGGTCCACGATGGGTCTGGGGCGTAGCGCAGCGTCCAGTAGGGCGAAATGCGGAACGTCCCGCCGCGCCACACCAGCATGCAGCCGGGTTCCAGCGCGTGGATGCCGCGGTAGATCGTCTCCGGACCCGGCGTATAGAGGTACTGGAAGTACGCGTCCATTGCGGCGGGATTGATCGCGGAATCCACCAGGCCGGATCGAAGCAGCGGGGCCAGTTCCGACGCGAAGGCCAGCCCGCCGGGGATCTCGGCGTAGTAGAGCGGCTTGATCCCGAGCCGGTCGCGAACCAGGACCAGGGTCTCCGCATCGGGATTGTAGAACCCCGCCGCAAACATGCCATTGCACCTGGGGAAGAAGCCCTCGCCCCGCGTGGCGAAGCCCTCCAGCAGCACCTCGGTGTCGCCGGCCGTCTGGAAACACGTTCCCGCGCCTTGGAGTTCGGCGCGCAGCTCGCGGAAGTTGTACACCTCGCCGTTGTACGTGATGATCTGCCGCCCGTCCGCGCTCGTCATGGGCTGGTGGCTCGCCGACGTGGGATCGATCACGCTCAGGCGCCGGTGGCCGATCTCCGCGCGCGGGCCAACCCAGCGGCCCGCGTTGTCCGGGCCGCGGTGCGCCAGTTCGCCCGACATTGCGCGGACCCGTGCGCGCGTTTCGTCATCCGGCGCCTCCCGCCAGACCGCGCCGCTTATTCCGCACACGATCAGTCCCCCCGCCGCGGCGCCGGCCGCAGGAGCTCGTGGTACAGCGCCCGGTGCGCGTCCACCATGCGGTCCACGGGCAGGTTTTCCCGCACCCAGGCGCCGGCCGCGGCCCCGAGCGTTTGCCGCAACGCCGCGTTCTCAAGCAGCAGGCCCACCGCACGCGCAAAGGCTTCCGGCGTCCGCTCGTCAAGCAGGAGCCCGGTCCTCTTGTCCGCAATCAACTCCGGCAACCCGCCCACGCGCGCCGCGACGCAGGGTTTTCCCGCGGCCATCGCTTCCATAATTGCGTTCGGAAAGCCTTCGATCGATGAAGTCAGCACCACGACATCCATGATGTGCAGCAAGTCGGCCACTTCGCTTACCGTGCCCGCGCGCGTGAAGAACCGTTCCTGGCCGCGACGCCGGATCAGGTTGCCGATGGCGTTGACCTCGCGCCCCGTGCCCACCAGCACGAAGTGCAGGTCCTGGCGCTGCGCGAGGAGCCGGTCGGCCATGTCCAGAAACAGCCGGTGATCCTTCACCGGGCTGAAATTGGCCACCATCCCCACATTCAGCGTGTCCGGCGGCAGGCGGAAGCGGTCTGTGCTCTGGTGGCGCGGGACGGTGCTGATAAACTGGTCCGCGTCGACGCCATTGTGAATCACGCGAAAGCGCGCGCGCGTCAGGCCTTCCTGTTCCGCGGCATAGCCGGCAACCGCCTCGCTGTTGGCCACGATGCAATCGACATAGTGGTTCGCGCGGCGCTGCATGAAGCGGTGGCGCGGCTTCTGCCAGGTCGCCAACTCCCGGCGGCTCGATACGATGACGGGCACGCCGGCCGCCCGCGCGGCCCGGTTCGCAAAAAGATCAAATCCCGAAAGGAAGGTGTGGAGAATATCCGGCGTGTGCGCGGCGAGAATCCTGCGCATCCGCCGCTCGACGCGGAAATCCCAGCCCGACGGCGAATCCAGCACGCGCACATAGGCCCCGGCGCGCCGCGCGTCGCCGATAAGCGCGCCCTCGCTCCGCGTGCAGATCAGCGTGGTCTCGAAATCGTGCGCAAGTCCCTTGAGCAGGTGGAGCAGTTGCATCTCCGTGCCGCCCACCCGCATCGTGGGGATGGCCCAGGCGATTCGTGGCCGCCGGTCCATCAGGCCTCCTCCAGAAGCCGGGCGAGGCGCGGGGCGGCCACAGACAGCGAGAAGTCCGCCTCGGCGGTCGCCCGCGCGGCTTCGCCAAGCCGATTGCGCAGCGCCGGATCGCGCAGCGCGGCGAGCGCGGCGCGCCATTCCGCGGGGGTTTCCGCAAACCAGCCGTTTTCCCCGTGGCGGATGATGTCCGTTATCGCGCCATACGGTGTCGCAATGCACGGGACGCCCGCCGCCATGTACGTCAGCGCCTTGAGCGCGCACTTGCCGCGGGTCCAGGCGTCCCGGGCGAGCGGCATCAGGCCCACACTGAATTGCTGCACGATTTCGACCTCCGTGTCGTAGCGCCAGGGTACCGTCCGGGCGGCCTCCCAGTGTACCTGCGCGGGATCGGCCCCCGCCACCAGCAATTCGCCCGGCGCCAGTTCGTCCAGCGCTTCGCCGATGGTGTCCAGCGCCGGGGCGGTGGCCGGCGCGCCCATCCAGCCGGCGCGGAAGGCGGTCGGGGCCGGGCCGGGTGTAAACCGATCGGTGTCCACCACCGTGGGGAAGCAGGTCGCGTTGCCGCCCAGCGCCGCCGCCTCGTCGGCCAGCCAGCGGTTGCCCGCAAGCACCCGGTCGGCGCACGCCATCAGCCGCCGCGCCTGGTTCCGGTCCTCCAGCAGCGACCACGGCATCCGCAGTGGGTGCGGCGGCGCCAGGTGCACCGCGTCGTCGATATCGTAAATAAGCCGGCGCGCCCCCGCGCGAAGCACCCGGTCGAGCCCGGGGAGGTAGGCCGTGGTGATAGCCTTTTGCAGAAACACGGCGTCGTAGCGCCGCGCCAGGAGAATCTGGCGGATGCGCCGGGGCGTCTCGAGCGCGTGGTACCAGAACGCGCGCCCCTGGCGGCTGGGACCGCTGTGACGCCGCCATTCGGCCTCGCTCAGGGGGGCGCGCACGTCGCACGCGATGCCCGCCGCTTCGAGGTGCGGCAGGAACTGGTGCACGCGGTAGCGGGGGCTGGCGGCGGCTTCCGGATAGAGGGTGAGAAAGAGAACGCGCATCGTGGGCCTGATCTGGCGCCCGAGCCAAGCGGCGCGGGCCGTGAAGAGTGCGTCGCCATTGTAGCCCGCCGCGCCCCCCGGCGCCTATCCCAGGGCAATCGCTTCTAAACTTCCAGTTCGGTAACACTTTAGCGTTCTGAAGTGCGGAACAGTATGTGTTTCTACGAATGGATCCGGTGTGCATGGAGCGCTGGCGGCCCGCCGGCATTGCACCGAAGGTGCGAGAACTCATTGCCGGATCCCTCCGGCGGCACGCCGCTTCTGATGCAACGGCGGCATTTCCAGAACGCTGTATTGCGCCTGCGGCGCAATCTGCCGGCGGGCCGCCGGCGCTCCATAGTTGTCTTGCGCCTGCGGCGCAATCTGCCGGCGGGCCGCCGGCGCTCCAAAGTTGTCTTGCGCCCGCGGCGCAATCTGCCGGCGGGCCGCCGGCGCTCCATAGTTGTCTTGCGCCCGCGGCGCAATCTGCCGGCGGGCCGCCGGCGCTCCATAGTTGTCTTGCGCCTGCGGCGCAATCTGCCGGCGGGCCGCCGGCGCTCCATAGTTGTATTGCGCCCGCGGCGCAATCTGCCGGCGGGCCGCCGGCGCTCCATGGTTGTCTTGCGCCTTGCGGCGCAATCTGCCGGCGGGCCGCCGGCGCTCCATAGTTGCACGTTGCCTTTATTCCGCAAGTCGCTCTGGTTTGACCACTTTACTTGGCTCGGCTGAAGTGTTACCCAGTTCGAGCCGAGCACCATACGAACCACGAGAAATGTTGGCAAGGGCGCGTGTTGGAGCGCTGGCATTTCGCCCGCGGCGAATCCCGGACCTTGCCGGCAGAAATGCCGGCGCTCCAACACGCTCACTTTCATTGAATCAAGGATCCGAATCAAGTCAAGCTTACGCCCAAATGCCGCGATCGGGTTTAATTGCGATTGCCCCCGGCGCCTATCCGGGACCGCGCCGAAAACTCTTGCCTCCCGGCGCGGCCTGTGCTTAAATGAACGCGCCCTGCTGGTACAAAAACCCGGCGCTCTCCCGCCGGTAAGGAAGGAGTACCGAATGAAAACCCCGCAACCCCCAACAACCAGCCCATCTCCCGCCACGGGCCCTTTCCGGCGCCGGGATTTCCTCAAGACCGCCGCCGCCGGCGCGGGGCTTCTCATTTTGCCCAGCGGCGCCTTCGCGGGGCCGAATGCGCCCAGCAACAAGCTCAATGTCGCGCTGATCGGCGCTGATGGTCGCGGGCGCGCGCACTATGAGGCGCTCGCCACCGAGAACGTGGTGGCGCTGTGCGACGTGGATGAGACCCACCTCGACTTTGCGCAGCAGACCTTCCCCGACGCCAAGCGCTATATCGACTGGCGCGAGTGCCTGGACCACCCGGAGCTGGACGCCATCGTCTGCTGCACGACGGACCAGACGCACGCCTTCATTTCCAGCTGGGCGCTCGATCGCGACCTGCACATCTACTGCGAAAAGCCGCTGGCCATCAGCGTGGAGGAAGCGCGGCTCGTCCGGGCGAAATACCTGCCGAAGAAGGACAAACTCGCGACCCAGGTTGGCATGCAGCGCCACGCCAAGGAGAACTTCAACCGTATTCGCGAAATGATCCTTGACGGGGCCATTGGCGAATTGCGCGAGGTCAGCGCCTGGGGCGATCGCCAGATCCCGCGCGATGGTTACCTGCCCGCCGCCGGCGATCCGCCCAAGCACCTGCACTACGATCTCTGGCTCGGGCCGGCGCCCTTCCACCCCTATAACCCGGGCTATTTCAAGGGCGATACCGGCATGAACTGCCTGGAGTGGAACATGTTCTGGGATTTCGGCGTCGGCCAGGTGGGCGATATG from the Candidatus Hydrogenedentota bacterium genome contains:
- a CDS encoding glycosyltransferase family 4 protein, with amino-acid sequence MRVLFLTLYPEAAASPRYRVHQFLPHLEAAGIACDVRAPLSEAEWRRHSGPSRQGRAFWYHALETPRRIRQILLARRYDAVFLQKAITTAYLPGLDRVLRAGARRLIYDIDDAVHLAPPHPLRMPWSLLEDRNQARRLMACADRVLAGNRWLADEAAALGGNATCFPTVVDTDRFTPGPAPTAFRAGWMGAPATAPALDTIGEALDELAPGELLVAGADPAQVHWEAARTVPWRYDTEVEIVQQFSVGLMPLARDAWTRGKCALKALTYMAAGVPCIATPYGAITDIIRHGENGWFAETPAEWRAALAALRDPALRNRLGEAARATAEADFSLSVAAPRLARLLEEA
- a CDS encoding Gfo/Idh/MocA family oxidoreductase; amino-acid sequence: MKTPQPPTTSPSPATGPFRRRDFLKTAAAGAGLLILPSGAFAGPNAPSNKLNVALIGADGRGRAHYEALATENVVALCDVDETHLDFAQQTFPDAKRYIDWRECLDHPELDAIVCCTTDQTHAFISSWALDRDLHIYCEKPLAISVEEARLVRAKYLPKKDKLATQVGMQRHAKENFNRIREMILDGAIGELREVSAWGDRQIPRDGYLPAAGDPPKHLHYDLWLGPAPFHPYNPGYFKGDTGMNCLEWNMFWDFGVGQVGDMGSHTMDIVWNAIDATLPISAEGVGEPFNPEVTPVRMTSTFVNPANDWRPEIVVKWYQGGDMPASPEKYIDLNAIGHGAMFRGTHGYLIANFDTRILYPYGAKTDMTYYKPRAEKDLLPEVGHFQKQWINACKGGSLKTACDFEYSANMIEQLILGLVAYRHGGKIEYDGAAGRVTNSESANALLKRPYRDGWTLEG
- the asnB gene encoding asparagine synthase (glutamine-hydrolyzing), which encodes MCGISGAVWREAPDDETRARVRAMSGELAHRGPDNAGRWVGPRAEIGHRRLSVIDPTSASHQPMTSADGRQIITYNGEVYNFRELRAELQGAGTCFQTAGDTEVLLEGFATRGEGFFPRCNGMFAAGFYNPDAETLVLVRDRLGIKPLYYAEIPGGLAFASELAPLLRSGLVDSAINPAAMDAYFQYLYTPGPETIYRGIHALEPGCMLVWRGGTFRISPYWTLRYAPDPSWTLERASDRLDELLADSVRLRQRSDVPLGAFLSGGIDSSSVVAAVCRDRAAPLKTFSIGFEDPEADERPYARAVAAHFNTDHTEAILQPDLADLLPRMLAHVGAPFADSSLLPMWLVSQLAREQVTVALSGDGGDELFAGYTWTHMARRVHQYRRVPAWMRRAAGGLIGRLPDRPAAQRLQRFHEDSFLAPARGFQRRLSCFTGAQRAALIRPEWRVENTERFDAICAECADLSPEDQMLFIDTRMYLPDDILTKVDRMSMAHGLEARVPLLDHRIAEFAATLPFSLKYARGQSKRVLKHLMRDRLPAAALAQRKRGFSLPVHRWMREDLEDLVRDTVLAADARCREYLNPDFVRSLQERHAAARENLGHHLWALLVFELWLRWRARASMASGPSR
- a CDS encoding glycosyltransferase, with product MDRRPRIAWAIPTMRVGGTEMQLLHLLKGLAHDFETTLICTRSEGALIGDARRAGAYVRVLDSPSGWDFRVERRMRRILAAHTPDILHTFLSGFDLFANRAARAAGVPVIVSSRRELATWQKPRHRFMQRRANHYVDCIVANSEAVAGYAAEQEGLTRARFRVIHNGVDADQFISTVPRHQSTDRFRLPPDTLNVGMVANFSPVKDHRLFLDMADRLLAQRQDLHFVLVGTGREVNAIGNLIRRRGQERFFTRAGTVSEVADLLHIMDVVVLTSSIEGFPNAIMEAMAAGKPCVAARVGGLPELIADKRTGLLLDERTPEAFARAVGLLLENAALRQTLGAAAGAWVRENLPVDRMVDAHRALYHELLRPAPRRGD